The Pedobacter roseus genome contains a region encoding:
- a CDS encoding DUF4271 domain-containing protein, with amino-acid sequence MPKFIFILFAFLWSADFVAAQQLPVQADSAVVNQYRYRRYRPDSATLARQKFSTDSLIHHTWVLPDSLINKNALLDTIEKEYLSPKLDLWAWHKKYQHLKKKANPYQLGTKIPKGNVGLLGFIFGMLIIFAILKNAFSKQLSAIVQSFFSNRILNNINKEDNLFSSWPFLLLFVQFGFVFGMFFFLVAQWNDMYQAKDGFKFFFSISITIIAFYALKLILLRFLGYLFNVQKPVGEYISILYLSYFNASLLFIPLVVAFALSPLKYGAVYIVLAFLLLGIIFAFQLLRAGITILSNNKFSRMHLILYFCALEICPILILIKTIGL; translated from the coding sequence ATGCCGAAATTCATTTTTATTTTGTTTGCCTTTTTATGGTCTGCAGATTTTGTGGCAGCACAGCAATTGCCTGTTCAGGCAGATAGTGCGGTGGTAAATCAATACCGGTACAGGAGGTACCGCCCCGATTCGGCAACATTGGCCAGGCAAAAATTTTCTACCGATTCCTTAATTCACCATACCTGGGTACTTCCTGATAGCTTAATTAATAAAAATGCGCTTTTAGATACGATTGAAAAAGAATATCTTTCTCCAAAGCTTGATTTGTGGGCATGGCACAAGAAATACCAGCATTTAAAGAAAAAAGCAAACCCTTACCAGTTGGGTACAAAAATCCCCAAAGGCAATGTAGGGTTGCTGGGCTTTATTTTTGGCATGCTCATTATTTTTGCCATTTTAAAAAATGCATTTTCCAAACAGCTATCCGCCATTGTACAATCGTTTTTTAGTAACAGGATATTGAATAATATCAATAAAGAAGATAACTTATTCAGCTCCTGGCCGTTTTTATTACTTTTTGTGCAGTTCGGATTTGTTTTCGGGATGTTCTTTTTTCTGGTAGCGCAATGGAACGATATGTACCAGGCCAAAGATGGTTTTAAGTTTTTCTTCAGCATATCCATCACCATAATTGCTTTTTATGCGCTAAAATTAATCCTCTTACGTTTTCTCGGATACCTGTTCAATGTTCAGAAACCGGTTGGCGAATACATCTCCATATTGTACCTCAGTTACTTTAATGCATCACTATTATTTATTCCTTTGGTAGTGGCTTTTGCCCTGTCGCCGCTTAAATACGGGGCTGTTTATATCGTATTGGCATTCTTGTTGTTAGGCATCATTTTTGCTTTTCAATTGTTGAGGGCGGGTATAACGATACTTTCTAATAATAAGTTTTCTAGAATGCATTTAATTTTGTACTTTTGCGCCCTCGAAATATGTCCTATCCTCATACTAATTAAAACGATAGGACTGTAG
- the porK gene encoding T9SS ring complex lipoprotein PorK/GldK, with protein MKKIYLLAIVGITVMLASCGHGGQGELVGAYNRKFKNDRIPLGMVYVPPGHTVLGGADEDITFSQNLPGRMTTISAFFMDQTEISNAEYRQFTNWVRDSIAIVMMGNPQQFMMTPRGNAAAAVGGEKYINWKAVGPNGANIWRNRGRGGAAAQASQLDGMYYSGLDALPGKKELDVRKFEYSYAELNMEKAAIGHKDPNSKRQDYIDRYTIAIYPDTMVWKTDYSYSQNDPMVRGYYNHPSYDDYPVVGVSWEQAKAFSHWRTRLYDGVATARKMPVGSRSDYRLPAETEFEYAARGGNTKTKYPWGGPYIRNTKGCLQANFKPGRGDYSSDGGIYTVGVRSYFPNDYGLYNMAGNVSEWTITSYNKGASPLLHDLNPNFTYDAGANDSKYKKRKVVKGGSWKDTGYFLQNAVATYEYQDTQRSYIGFRCVSSYPGTDLRH; from the coding sequence ATGAAGAAAATTTACCTTCTAGCTATTGTGGGTATAACTGTAATGCTAGCAAGCTGTGGCCACGGAGGTCAGGGTGAGCTGGTTGGTGCTTATAACCGAAAATTTAAGAACGACCGAATTCCTTTGGGAATGGTATATGTTCCGCCAGGGCATACCGTACTGGGAGGAGCAGATGAGGATATTACATTTTCTCAGAATTTGCCCGGTAGAATGACCACCATTAGTGCATTCTTCATGGATCAGACAGAGATTTCGAATGCCGAATACCGCCAGTTTACCAATTGGGTGCGCGATTCGATCGCTATTGTAATGATGGGTAATCCTCAGCAATTCATGATGACACCTAGAGGTAATGCTGCGGCTGCTGTGGGTGGAGAGAAATATATCAACTGGAAAGCTGTAGGGCCAAACGGAGCAAATATTTGGCGCAACAGGGGTAGAGGCGGAGCAGCTGCTCAGGCAAGTCAGTTAGATGGCATGTATTATTCCGGTTTAGACGCACTTCCAGGTAAAAAAGAACTTGATGTGCGTAAATTCGAGTATTCCTATGCCGAATTAAATATGGAAAAGGCGGCTATTGGACATAAAGATCCAAACAGCAAACGTCAGGATTATATTGACCGTTATACCATTGCTATTTATCCTGATACAATGGTTTGGAAAACGGATTATTCTTACTCACAAAACGATCCTATGGTTCGTGGCTATTATAACCACCCTTCTTATGATGATTATCCTGTAGTTGGGGTAAGCTGGGAACAGGCTAAAGCATTCTCTCACTGGAGAACCAGGTTGTATGATGGTGTTGCTACAGCAAGAAAAATGCCTGTAGGTTCGAGATCGGATTATAGATTGCCCGCTGAAACAGAATTTGAATATGCTGCAAGAGGTGGCAATACCAAAACAAAATATCCATGGGGCGGTCCTTACATCAGAAATACCAAAGGCTGTTTACAGGCCAACTTTAAACCTGGCCGTGGTGATTATTCCAGCGATGGTGGTATTTATACTGTAGGCGTAAGATCTTACTTCCCTAACGATTATGGTTTGTACAATATGGCGGGTAACGTTTCCGAATGGACAATTACCTCATATAACAAAGGTGCAAGCCCATTATTGCATGATCTGAACCCTAATTTTACGTATGATGCAGGAGCAAATGATAGCAAATACAAAAAACGTAAAGTAGTAAAAGGCGGATCGTGGAAAGATACCGGCTACTTTTTACAAAATGCAGTTGCAACATACGAGTATCAGGACACACAAAGATCATACATTGGTTTCAGGTGTGTTTCATCTTACCCTGGTACCGACTTAAGACATTAA
- the porM gene encoding type IX secretion system motor protein PorM/GldM, with translation MAGGKETTRQRMINIMYLVLLAMLALNVSDTILDAFKNINDSLDTSKNNVNTSINQLFSAFENSKLKEEPARAQPIYDKAKEAQKAADELNNYIESIKKEFTQAGDGIDPETDDLVNRSNQDIAQNIMINQKKADELKKRINATREKLISLLDPADRAGVAFSLEAKDPARKRKGNWQETYFGEGTPLTAAMTILTKLQTDTKNAEAEVVKKLFGNMDKAQVNLDQFAAVAVAPTSYVIQGQPYTAEVFLTASDSRSTPDITVNGSKLSVKEGKGTYTGGTGSVGQFTWVGTIRVRQTDGQVKEYKTQPQTYQVAKPSASVSSTKLNVIYAGIPNPFTVSAAGFPLESVHASISGGSMSGSNGNFTVNVPGSLVGSEVLINVSASNAGKTVSLGSQKFRVKGIPTPVAKVGGRAGGDVASVQLKSESEIEADLDDFPFDVKFKIQRYKLTIIKPRSDAVTIAGSGGSFAGAVKGAINSITPGTRVFFEDIVSVGPDGRQKILPSLAFSVK, from the coding sequence ATGGCAGGCGGAAAAGAAACAACAAGGCAGCGGATGATCAATATCATGTATTTGGTATTGTTGGCCATGCTCGCCTTAAACGTATCAGATACCATTTTAGATGCATTCAAAAATATCAACGATAGTTTGGATACTTCTAAAAACAATGTAAATACAAGTATTAATCAGTTATTTTCTGCCTTCGAAAACTCGAAGTTGAAAGAGGAGCCGGCACGTGCACAACCTATTTACGATAAGGCAAAGGAAGCACAGAAGGCCGCTGATGAATTAAATAATTATATTGAAAGTATCAAAAAGGAATTTACTCAGGCAGGTGATGGGATAGACCCTGAAACCGACGACCTGGTAAATAGATCAAATCAGGATATTGCTCAAAATATCATGATCAATCAAAAGAAAGCAGACGAATTAAAGAAAAGAATTAACGCAACACGCGAAAAATTAATTTCTTTATTGGATCCGGCTGATAGGGCAGGTGTTGCATTTTCTCTTGAGGCTAAAGATCCTGCGAGAAAAAGAAAAGGCAACTGGCAGGAAACTTACTTTGGTGAGGGAACGCCATTAACTGCTGCGATGACCATTTTAACTAAATTGCAAACAGATACTAAAAATGCTGAAGCAGAAGTAGTTAAGAAATTGTTTGGAAATATGGATAAAGCACAGGTTAACTTAGATCAGTTTGCGGCAGTTGCAGTAGCACCTACTTCTTACGTTATCCAAGGTCAGCCTTATACTGCTGAAGTATTTTTAACAGCCAGCGATTCGAGATCCACTCCAGATATTACCGTTAACGGAAGTAAATTATCGGTTAAAGAAGGTAAGGGAACGTACACAGGTGGTACGGGTAGCGTTGGTCAGTTTACCTGGGTGGGTACTATCCGTGTTCGTCAAACTGATGGACAGGTTAAAGAATATAAAACCCAGCCACAAACTTATCAGGTGGCGAAACCCTCAGCATCTGTTTCTTCAACAAAGCTGAATGTAATTTATGCAGGTATTCCAAACCCATTTACGGTGTCGGCAGCAGGTTTCCCGTTAGAAAGCGTTCATGCTTCTATTTCGGGAGGTTCAATGTCGGGTAGTAATGGGAACTTCACTGTTAACGTTCCTGGTAGTTTGGTTGGTTCAGAAGTATTAATCAATGTATCGGCAAGTAATGCTGGCAAAACCGTAAGTTTAGGTTCACAAAAATTTAGGGTTAAAGGTATTCCTACACCAGTAGCCAAGGTTGGTGGCCGTGCAGGGGGTGATGTTGCTTCGGTGCAGTTAAAGAGCGAATCAGAAATTGAAGCAGATTTGGACGATTTTCCTTTCGATGTTAAATTTAAGATACAGCGTTATAAATTAACCATTATCAAACCTCGTTCTGATGCGGTTACCATTGCTGGTAGCGGCGGAAGTTTTGCTGGTGCAGTTAAAGGTGCCATCAACTCTATTACGCCTGGAACAAGGGTGTTTTTTGAAGATATTGTTTCTGTAGGTCCTGATGGCCGTCAAAAGATTTTGCCTTCATTAGCGTTTAGTGTAAAATAA
- a CDS encoding fasciclin domain-containing protein, producing the protein MKNLILSVFAVITMAFTTQVYAQKNPMVGGAAMYATKDIVDNAVNSKDHTTLVAAVKAAGLVETLKGAGPFTVFAPTNAAFDKLPAGTVDNLVKPENKATLTKILTYHVVAGKMDSKAIAKAIKAGGGKAELTTVQGGKLWAWMEGKKLVLKDEKGGMSTVTIADVNQKNGVIHVVDTVLMPK; encoded by the coding sequence ATGAAAAATTTAATCTTATCAGTATTTGCCGTAATTACAATGGCATTCACAACTCAAGTTTATGCTCAAAAAAACCCAATGGTTGGTGGAGCAGCAATGTATGCAACTAAAGATATTGTAGACAATGCAGTAAATTCAAAAGACCACACTACTTTGGTGGCAGCAGTTAAAGCCGCAGGTTTAGTAGAAACTCTAAAAGGCGCCGGACCTTTCACTGTTTTCGCTCCAACAAATGCAGCATTTGATAAACTTCCTGCCGGAACTGTAGACAATTTAGTTAAACCAGAAAACAAAGCAACCCTTACCAAAATTTTAACTTACCATGTTGTTGCTGGTAAAATGGACAGCAAAGCAATCGCAAAAGCAATTAAAGCTGGTGGTGGCAAAGCAGAATTAACAACTGTACAAGGTGGCAAACTTTGGGCCTGGATGGAAGGCAAAAAACTGGTTTTAAAAGATGAAAAAGGCGGAATGAGCACTGTAACTATTGCAGATGTTAATCAAAAAAATGGTGTAATCCACGTGGTTGATACCGTTTTAATGCCTAAATAA
- a CDS encoding DNA/RNA non-specific endonuclease, which produces MKALKKLSLLAVLCLGLAACKKENQTLPEANPFEQKLNTKAVTASAQAVAAGFPETFESGTKGSYSTASVTLSSGSWTLDDALIGNLTADAKNGSQSVRIRNTGILSMNFDVNGADVVTIAHAKYGTDANSTWQLWYSTNGGSSWQQSGSTITSSATTLSTATFNTAISGNVRFQIRKISGGTARINIDDFSISTGGGTTTPPTTTPGDNSHLLMGNPSNAVANTSYPENYLMERTYYSSSYSKSRATPNWVSWHIGSSDLGSTPRQDDFRADNTLPAGWYQVSNSSYSGSGFDRGHNCPSADRTASVAANSSTFLMSNMMPQAPNNNQGPWADLENYTRSLVTAGNEVYVICGSYGSGGTGSNGSITYTIDNGRVNVPSNTWKVIVVLPNGNNDLSRITSSTRVITVNMPNTNGLNTNWKTYRTTVNVVESATGYDILSNVPAAIQNVIEAATDNQ; this is translated from the coding sequence ATGAAAGCATTAAAAAAATTAAGCTTACTGGCAGTTTTATGCCTCGGCCTTGCCGCCTGTAAAAAAGAAAACCAAACACTTCCAGAAGCAAACCCCTTTGAGCAAAAATTAAACACCAAAGCAGTTACGGCAAGCGCACAGGCTGTAGCTGCTGGTTTTCCTGAAACTTTCGAATCAGGTACCAAGGGAAGTTACAGCACTGCATCAGTTACTTTAAGCAGTGGAAGCTGGACTCTTGACGATGCCTTAATCGGAAATCTGACTGCGGATGCTAAGAATGGCAGTCAATCTGTACGTATCCGTAATACGGGTATATTAAGTATGAATTTTGATGTTAACGGAGCCGATGTAGTCACCATTGCACACGCCAAATATGGTACAGATGCCAATAGTACCTGGCAACTTTGGTATTCTACAAACGGTGGTTCGAGCTGGCAACAAAGTGGCAGCACCATTACGAGTAGTGCCACAACCTTATCTACTGCTACCTTTAACACCGCTATTTCTGGGAATGTACGTTTCCAGATTCGTAAAATCAGTGGAGGTACAGCGCGTATCAATATCGATGATTTTAGCATTTCAACCGGAGGCGGCACAACCACCCCGCCAACAACAACCCCAGGCGATAACAGTCATCTCTTAATGGGTAACCCTAGCAACGCCGTTGCCAACACCTCTTATCCGGAAAATTACTTAATGGAACGTACTTATTATTCAAGCTCGTATAGTAAAAGCAGGGCTACCCCTAACTGGGTAAGCTGGCACATCGGATCTTCAGATTTAGGTTCAACCCCTCGTCAGGATGATTTTAGAGCTGACAATACTTTGCCTGCTGGCTGGTATCAGGTATCAAACAGCAGCTATTCCGGTTCAGGTTTCGATCGCGGACACAACTGTCCATCGGCTGATAGAACAGCTTCAGTTGCAGCCAACTCTTCTACCTTTTTAATGAGTAATATGATGCCACAGGCACCAAATAACAACCAGGGACCATGGGCAGATTTGGAGAACTATACCCGTTCCTTAGTAACAGCAGGCAACGAAGTTTATGTAATCTGTGGTTCTTATGGTTCCGGTGGTACAGGAAGCAATGGAAGCATTACCTACACCATTGATAATGGCCGTGTTAACGTTCCATCCAATACCTGGAAAGTTATAGTGGTATTGCCAAATGGTAATAACGATTTAAGCAGGATCACTTCATCAACAAGGGTAATTACGGTGAATATGCCAAATACCAATGGTTTAAACACCAACTGGAAAACTTACCGAACTACCGTTAATGTAGTAGAATCTGCAACAGGTTACGATATTTTATCAAATGTACCTGCAGCGATACAGAATGTAATAGAAGCAGCAACTGATAATCAGTAG
- the porN gene encoding type IX secretion system ring subunit PorN/GldN has protein sequence MKRILSIAILVLVTAFAFAQKKPTRLAPKKAAPVAAAPAVDTVKAPVKTAKKKLKVPPKDGFYARKDIDSTEMVPLADVREEDVFYAKRIWREIDLRDTVNSPLRSPKSRLIDVLIAAIKKDELTAYSPIDSALNEDDAFLNPMSADSAAKSALGTAEVSNNKTGTVTTVVNDFNPELFLKFRIKEDWIFDTKRSIFEPRIVGIAPLKYNEVSKQWQPVFWVYYPEAREILTKKRLVNTNNDASSLSFDDFFIRRLFSSYIVKESNPGDNKIRDIISNPKERLYESERIKKSVLDYEQGLWEY, from the coding sequence ATGAAAAGGATTTTAAGTATTGCTATTTTAGTTTTGGTAACCGCGTTTGCTTTTGCACAAAAAAAGCCGACCAGGTTAGCACCAAAGAAAGCTGCACCAGTAGCTGCTGCTCCTGCAGTTGATACGGTGAAAGCTCCTGTTAAAACAGCTAAAAAGAAACTTAAGGTACCACCTAAAGATGGTTTCTATGCCCGTAAGGACATTGACAGTACTGAAATGGTTCCTTTGGCAGATGTGAGAGAAGAGGATGTTTTTTACGCAAAAAGGATCTGGAGAGAAATTGATTTACGCGATACGGTAAATTCGCCGTTAAGATCACCAAAATCGAGATTGATCGACGTTTTAATCGCTGCTATTAAAAAGGATGAGTTAACCGCTTATTCTCCTATTGATAGTGCACTGAATGAAGATGACGCTTTTCTTAACCCGATGTCAGCAGATTCTGCTGCTAAATCGGCTTTAGGAACTGCTGAGGTTTCGAACAATAAAACCGGAACGGTTACTACAGTTGTTAACGATTTTAACCCGGAGTTATTCCTGAAATTCAGGATTAAGGAAGATTGGATCTTTGATACTAAACGTTCTATTTTTGAACCCCGTATTGTAGGTATTGCACCATTAAAATACAATGAAGTTTCTAAACAGTGGCAGCCTGTATTTTGGGTATATTATCCAGAGGCAAGAGAGATTCTGACTAAGAAACGTTTAGTTAATACGAATAATGATGCATCTTCATTAAGCTTCGACGATTTCTTTATCCGTCGCTTATTCAGCAGCTATATTGTTAAAGAATCTAATCCGGGTGATAACAAAATCAGGGATATTATTTCAAATCCTAAAGAGAGATTGTACGAATCAGAAAGGATTAAAAAATCTGTACTCGATTACGAACAAGGTCTTTGGGAATATTAA
- a CDS encoding uroporphyrinogen-III synthase: MQEKNDSRIRKVKSILVTLPKPETEKSPYYDLAKKHNLKVDFRSFIHVEGVPARDFRKDKINLADFTAVIFTSRNAADHFFRICEEMRYDVPAELKYFCLSETIALYLQKYIQYRKRKIFFGKQTAADLAEVLKKHAGEKFLYPCSDVATEDTMKFLEKSGYDFTPAVLFRTVVSDLSDLAEVFYDVIAFFSPSSIQSLFKNFPDFKQNNTRIAAFGVNTSKACADMDLIVDIAAPTPGVPSMTMAIENYIKISNK; encoded by the coding sequence ATGCAAGAAAAGAACGACTCTAGAATCCGCAAAGTAAAAAGTATTTTGGTTACTTTACCAAAACCTGAAACCGAAAAATCTCCCTATTACGATTTGGCCAAAAAACACAACCTAAAAGTTGATTTCAGGTCGTTTATTCATGTAGAAGGGGTGCCCGCAAGAGACTTCAGAAAGGATAAAATTAACCTGGCCGATTTTACGGCAGTGATTTTTACCAGTCGTAATGCCGCAGATCACTTTTTTAGGATCTGTGAAGAAATGCGTTATGATGTACCGGCAGAACTGAAGTACTTCTGTCTTTCTGAAACAATTGCTTTATATCTTCAAAAGTATATCCAGTACAGGAAACGTAAAATCTTCTTTGGTAAGCAAACTGCTGCTGATTTGGCTGAGGTGCTGAAAAAACATGCAGGCGAGAAATTTTTGTATCCTTGTTCTGATGTTGCTACAGAGGATACCATGAAATTTCTGGAAAAAAGCGGATATGATTTTACTCCGGCAGTTTTATTCAGAACTGTTGTGAGTGATTTATCTGATCTGGCTGAAGTTTTTTATGATGTAATCGCTTTCTTTAGCCCTTCAAGTATCCAGTCTTTGTTTAAGAATTTCCCTGATTTTAAACAAAACAACACACGGATTGCTGCCTTTGGTGTAAATACCAGTAAAGCATGCGCCGATATGGATCTTATAGTTGACATTGCTGCACCAACCCCGGGTGTGCCTTCAATGACAATGGCCATTGAAAACTATATCAAAATATCTAATAAATAA
- the porL gene encoding type IX secretion system motor protein PorL/GldL has product MAAKKQPGWLHVAISWGASIVIIGALFKILHIGGIVGNYMIGLGLGVEAFLFFLTGFFPPEPEPAWERVYPELKEDFKGELPTASARPVAAVASPNTAALDKMLSDAKIGPELIESLGTGLRTFGDKVATISNVADASTATNEFTGKIKTASAGFDNLSASFEKATANLKAMGESSVDSQAYHDQVNNLAKNLSALNAVYELELQDSSAHLKSMNKFYSNLSLTMQNFNESMEDSKQFKEEVNKLAKNLSSLNAIYGNMLSAMNSPRV; this is encoded by the coding sequence ATGGCAGCAAAGAAACAACCAGGCTGGTTACACGTAGCGATTTCATGGGGAGCAAGTATTGTAATTATCGGAGCGTTATTTAAAATTCTACACATTGGTGGAATTGTGGGTAACTACATGATCGGGCTTGGTCTAGGAGTGGAAGCATTTTTATTCTTCTTAACCGGATTTTTCCCACCAGAACCAGAACCAGCATGGGAAAGAGTATACCCAGAATTAAAAGAAGATTTTAAGGGGGAATTACCAACAGCATCAGCAAGACCTGTAGCTGCAGTGGCTTCTCCAAACACAGCGGCTTTAGATAAAATGTTATCAGATGCCAAAATCGGCCCTGAATTGATCGAAAGTTTAGGTACAGGTTTACGTACGTTTGGTGATAAAGTTGCAACAATTTCTAATGTTGCAGATGCTTCTACAGCTACAAACGAATTTACTGGCAAAATTAAAACAGCATCTGCTGGTTTTGATAACTTAAGTGCATCTTTTGAAAAAGCTACCGCTAATTTAAAAGCAATGGGCGAAAGCAGTGTTGATTCTCAGGCTTATCACGATCAGGTTAACAATTTAGCTAAAAATTTATCCGCTTTAAATGCAGTTTACGAATTAGAGTTACAGGATTCGAGCGCACATTTAAAATCAATGAATAAATTTTATTCTAACTTATCGTTAACCATGCAGAACTTTAACGAATCGATGGAAGATTCGAAACAGTTTAAAGAAGAGGTGAACAAACTGGCTAAAAACCTGTCATCACTTAATGCAATTTACGGTAATATGTTATCGGCTATGAATAGCCCACGTGTATAA
- the hemW gene encoding radical SAM family heme chaperone HemW, protein MSGIYIHIPFCKKACHYCDFHFSTSLKYADEMVEAICREIKMKKDRIGDQVGSIYLGGGTPSILSEAALQKIFDTINHTFSVDAGAEITIETNPDDLTAQKLKELKKLPVNRFSVGIQSFYDEDLIWMNRAHQAREAEDCIRRSQDAGFENLTLDLIYGYPLLTDQKWLSNIQKAIELEVPHISAYALTVEPRTALAHAIKNKKQSPVNDNQSAAQFVILMEKLVEAGFEHYEISNFAKPEHYAVHNTNYWKGVDYIGIGPSAHGFNGQNRYMNPANNAMYIETLGHNKLPEMVEELSLNDRFNEYVMTSLRTMWGTDLQKINTDFGKDFLEETKYNLKNFEDKDWLIIDGDKIRLSQNGKLFADHIASELFIVEND, encoded by the coding sequence ATGTCTGGTATCTATATCCATATTCCTTTCTGCAAAAAGGCCTGTCACTATTGTGATTTCCATTTTAGCACCTCACTAAAATATGCCGATGAAATGGTGGAGGCCATCTGCAGGGAAATTAAAATGAAAAAAGACCGGATTGGGGACCAGGTTGGGAGTATCTATTTGGGTGGAGGAACCCCCTCTATTTTATCTGAGGCGGCTTTGCAAAAAATTTTCGATACCATTAACCATACTTTTTCGGTTGATGCAGGTGCCGAAATCACCATCGAAACCAATCCGGATGATTTAACCGCGCAGAAATTAAAAGAACTGAAAAAATTGCCTGTTAACCGCTTTAGTGTGGGTATACAGTCTTTTTATGATGAGGATCTGATCTGGATGAACAGGGCACACCAGGCTAGGGAAGCTGAAGATTGCATCAGGAGAAGTCAGGATGCAGGTTTTGAAAACTTAACGCTCGATCTGATTTACGGATACCCATTACTTACTGACCAAAAGTGGTTAAGCAATATACAAAAGGCGATTGAACTGGAAGTACCACATATTTCTGCTTATGCTTTAACAGTTGAGCCCAGAACGGCTTTGGCCCATGCCATCAAAAACAAAAAGCAGAGCCCGGTAAACGACAATCAAAGTGCTGCTCAATTTGTCATTTTAATGGAGAAACTGGTTGAGGCCGGCTTCGAACATTACGAAATTTCTAATTTTGCTAAGCCTGAGCATTATGCTGTGCACAATACTAATTACTGGAAAGGTGTAGATTACATTGGCATAGGTCCATCAGCACATGGCTTTAATGGTCAAAACCGTTATATGAACCCTGCAAATAATGCCATGTATATAGAAACCTTAGGGCATAATAAGCTCCCGGAAATGGTTGAAGAACTGAGTTTGAACGACAGGTTTAACGAATATGTAATGACCTCGTTAAGAACGATGTGGGGAACTGATTTACAGAAAATAAATACCGATTTTGGAAAAGATTTTTTAGAGGAAACAAAATATAACCTTAAAAATTTCGAGGATAAAGATTGGCTGATCATTGATGGCGACAAAATCAGGTTAAGCCAGAATGGAAAACTATTTGCCGATCATATTGCTTCGGAATTGTTTATTGTTGAGAATGATTGA
- a CDS encoding SDR family oxidoreductase has product MSKIVWITGASSGIGEALVYEYFKAGDKLIISGRNRDELFRVKGNCQNSFNVHVLPFDLSETETLENKAADAIRIFGKIDLLINSGGVSQRSLALETNLQTEQQIMDTNFWGTVLLSKAVLPLMIANGGGQIAVISSLVGKFGTKFRSTYAASKHALHGYFDSLRSEVYDKKIDITIICPGFIKTNVTYNALTADGKPLNIMGEAHENAMTPADCAKQIVKAINNKKEEVYIGGKETKAVLLKRFFPKIFSKKVRTAKVN; this is encoded by the coding sequence ATGTCAAAAATAGTATGGATTACAGGCGCATCATCAGGTATTGGCGAAGCCCTGGTATATGAATATTTTAAAGCAGGCGACAAACTGATTATTTCAGGAAGAAACCGCGATGAACTGTTCCGCGTGAAAGGAAACTGCCAAAATTCTTTTAATGTGCACGTTTTACCCTTCGATTTAAGCGAAACCGAAACACTGGAAAATAAAGCTGCAGATGCCATCCGTATTTTTGGAAAAATAGATTTGCTGATCAATAGCGGCGGTGTAAGTCAGCGGAGCTTAGCTTTAGAAACCAATCTGCAAACGGAACAACAGATTATGGATACCAATTTTTGGGGAACAGTGCTGTTGAGCAAAGCGGTTTTGCCTTTGATGATCGCCAATGGCGGTGGACAAATTGCCGTAATCAGCAGTTTGGTTGGAAAATTCGGCACAAAATTCCGTTCTACCTACGCGGCCTCAAAACATGCATTACATGGCTACTTTGATTCGCTACGATCGGAAGTTTATGATAAAAAAATCGACATTACCATTATCTGTCCGGGGTTTATCAAAACCAATGTAACTTACAATGCACTCACTGCAGATGGAAAACCATTAAATATCATGGGTGAAGCACATGAAAATGCAATGACTCCTGCCGATTGTGCCAAACAGATTGTAAAGGCCATCAATAATAAAAAAGAAGAAGTTTATATTGGTGGAAAGGAAACAAAAGCCGTATTGTTGAAGCGTTTTTTTCCAAAGATTTTTTCTAAAAAGGTGAGAACAGCGAAGGTGAATTAG